GAACTGCTTCTTGGGTTTTCAAGCCATTGCCAGTGATATAAACAACGGTAGTCTCATCTGGATCAATTTTGCCAGCTTCTACCAATTTTTTCAGCACTGCAACGGTTGTACCTCCGGCGGTTTCTGTGAAGATGCCTTCAGTTTCTGCTAGTAGCTTGATGCCTTCAATAATTTCTGCATCATTAACTGATTCAATATTACCGTTAGTTTTCTGAGCAATCTCTATAGCATAAATACCATCTGCTGGGTTGCCGATCGCTAATGACTTAGCAATTGTATTAGGTTTGACTGGCTTGATAAAGTCGCGCCCTTCTTTATATGCTTGGGCAATGGGGGAACAGCCTTCAGCTTGAGCGCCGCTGAAACGCACGCTCTTACCTTCTACTAAACCAACTTCTACGAATTCTTGGAAGCCTTTGTAGATTTTGGTGAACAGTGAACCAGAAGCTAGAGGTGCAACTATATGATCTGGTAGCTGCCAACCCAGCTGTTCTATAACTTCAAATCCCAGTGTCTTAGAACCTTCAGAATAGTAAGGACGTAAATTGATATTGACAAAACCCCAGCCATGTGTATTAGCAACCTCACAACAGAGGCGGTTTACCTGATCGTAGTTGCCTTTCACAGCCATGAGGGTGGGGCTATAAATTAGGCTACCCAGGATTTTCCCAGCTTCTAAATCTGCGGGGATAAACACACAGCAGTCTAAACCAGCGTGAGCGGCGATCGCCGCTGTCGAATTTGCCAAGTTACCCGTGCTAGCACAGGAAACAGTCGAAAAGCCCAATTCTCGCGCCCGACTCAGAGCGACTGATACCACCCGATCCTTGAAGCTGAGGGTGGGCATATTGACGGCATCATTTTTGATATAAAGCTTGTTTAGACCCAGGCGACGCGCAAGACGATGGGAACGAACCAAGGGAGTCATACCAGTTCCCACATCTATAACGTTATCAGTTGCGACAGGTAAAAAAGGACGGTAACGCCAAATGGAGTTTGGCCCAGCTTGAATTTTTTCACGAGTGACGGTGCGACGTAGAAGGTCGTAGTCGTACTTCACTTCTAATGGCCCAAAGCATAACTCACAAACATTGCTGGCTTTGAGTTCATATTCTGCCCCACATTCTTTACACTTCAAGGCATGAAAGGCGGCAGCGGTTGTTTGAGTTGTTGTTGCCTGAGTCATAAACGAGCTTTCCCTGTTTGTCGTCAACTTCGACTGATACTAACACGAGCAAAAATACTAGTCAAACATACCCGACTAAATTAGTCGGGTATGTTTGACGCAAATGTTTTAGTAAATAGTGTAAAAGTACTACTCTACTTCTGCCCAATTATATAGATAAGTTGCGATTGTTCCTTTACCTGGGACTTCAATTTCGCCTCGCTTTTCAAACAAAAAGTCATCACGCAAGCGATTGTAAGTTTCTTCTGTGACTTGGATTTTGCCAGGAATACCTTGAGATTCCATGTCGCTGGCAACATTCACGGTTTTTTCCCAGAGATTAACAGAACTGCTATGAATGCCAATGCTAATACTGAAGTTTTGGTGGTACTCAGCATTAAATAGAGCGATCGCTTCTTGCATATCTAGTGCGATTTGAGCGATCGCTTGTGCGTGATCTGGGCGTTGTCTAGCTAAGCCAGCTATCACCACATAAGCATCTTCAATCGTCTTAATTTTCTCTAAATCATATTGTTCCGTGAGGCGATCAAAGGCTGAGAAAATATGGTTGAGCAAGTTTACCAGTTGAATAGCACTTACAGAAGCGGCGATTTCGGTATGGCCAATGATATCTGCATATAAAACTGTGATATCTGTAAAGTTTTCGGCAGTGTTACTTGCTGGTTCTTTGTAGCGATCAGAAGTTGCGGCTGGCAAAATATTTAATAACAGACGTTCATTTTGTTGTTGATAATGTAGTGCTTCTTCTGCTGCTAGTCGCTGGGTGATGTTGCGAAAAATGCCACGAGTCGCAACTGGATGACCTTCTAAAAATTTACAGTTAATATTTCCTTCTAAGAAGATTGTTTGACCATCTTTAGTAATGAATGCAGCTTTTATTTGCTCTAACTTTTCTCCTGACATTACACTATAAAACTTTTGCCAACAGTATTGTTTATAATTTGGATGTATAATGTCAAATACATTCATATCAGCAATTTCTGCTTCGTTATATCCCAAAGTTTCTTGCCACGCACGATTGACATACAAAAAACGACCGTAGGCATTAACAGATTGAATCAGGTCGTTAGCATTCTCAAATAAATCTCGATATCGTTCTTCACTTTCTACAAGAGCATCTTCTGCTTGTCTGCGTTTGATAAATTGGGCAATTTGACTACCAATAGAAGCCATCATTTGCAGGAGGTCTGGATCTTTTGGTTGCACCTCTCGGCTAAAGAAAACCATTACGCCTAAGATGTTGTCCTCATCTAAAATGGGAAAGCCAAATGCACCATGTAATCCAGCTTCACTCGCGGGTTGCGATCGCCGTAAATCACTATCTTCTGTAATATCTCTAATCCACAGCGGAGAAAGTCTTGTCCAAATTCGCCCAGGTAATCCAACACCAGGGGTATAGGTGGTCTGCCAAGTAATTGCTTTAAACTCTCGCACAGAAATTAATCGACTTGACCAAATTTCCACACACCTTAGTATTACGTTGGTACTGTATCCTTGTACTGATTGACTAATATATTGGCTAGGCGTCCATAGCTCTCCTAAATCCCATCCTATGCTTTGACAAATTGATTGTAAAATTTGTGGAATTGCCTGTTTGACACTTTGAGATTCTGATAATATACGAGTTATAGCGTACTGAGCAATAGTACGTTCTTCCCTACGGCGCTGCAAGGTTATATCTCGACCAATATAGACAATATCTTCTAATCCCTCTATTTTTTTATGAATAACTGAGCAAGAAAAAGCTACTAAGAGTTTTTCTTTTGTTTTAGTTCTACAAACTACCTCTAAATTTTGAAAGTGTTGTTCAAATAAGGAGTTATGCTGAATCGCATTTGAAAATAATTGGTTGTCATCAATTATTAGAGAGACAGACTGATTAATTAATTCTTTTTCACTAAAACCGAATAATTTTTGAGTCGCATAATTTATTTTTTTAATTTTTCCTGAACTACTTATTACTAATAAAGCATCTGCAATTGAAGCAAGAACTTTATCCATGTAATTTTTATATGCTATTAAAGCACTTGACAACAAATTAGCTTCATTTGCTCGCTGTGCTAACCTTTGTTGTAAAACCATCCTCTCAGTTATATCTTCAATCAGGATAATTAATTTATTTTCCGGTTCCTTTTCATGCTGTTCACCGATGATATATAAATTCATATATACATCGGCTTGATTTTCATAAAATCGCCTAATATTTTGTAATTCAAACAGTTCCTGCTGTCCTTGCAAGATAGATTTCATTACGTCTTCAAGCCCTATAAACTCAGGAAAACTTAGCCGAATATCGTTACCCAGCATCATCTCCTCTGGATGTGCAGTAAATCGTTGCACTTGCTCGGATGTATCTATAATACGGAAATTATTATCTAGTTCCAAGCATTCAAACTTACGTGGAAAAGAAGCTTTATTAAAAATCTGATTTAGTGCATGGTGTTTCATTAGGAATTTAGGAATCAGCTTGAGACTTTTCTGAGAATAATGAGGATTCAAATAAAATAAGATACTTTAGAGGAGAGAAGGAGAAAACTTCAACCTATTGACCGATGACCCTAGCGCTCTGCTATCCACTAAGGGCTTAAAAGTTAATACTAACTAGCATTCAGTATTTAATACTAGTGATAATTATCTCAATTATTTATTCAAATATTTAACAAATATACAAGCCTGTGATGATATTGGTAGAAAATCTCTACTGATAGATTAGCTTAAAGGTGTGAGAGATAAGTGCGATTAGCCCTCTGCACGTCCTAGCATTTCCCCTCTCCCCCCTTTTCTGCATCTTTCGTGGATTAAATAAGTCAAAATTTAAGTAAACGCGATCGCACCTTACCAACAATGCAGATTACCCAGAGTCTCCATACAGCCATACTCGTCACTGACTTAGAACGCTCTGAACATTTTTATAGCAAAGTATTGGGATTATCCAAAGTTGAGCGTTCCCTGAACTACTCTGGTGCATGGTATCAAGTGGGTAACTATCAAATTCACTTGATAGTTGCACCAACAGTCCCCACCGAAAACCCAAACGAAAAATGGGGACGCAACCCCCATATTGCTTTATCAGTTACTGATTTAAATATCGCCAAACAAGAATTGCTCAATCAGAATTATCGCATTCAAGCCAGTGCTTCGGGTCGTCCTGCCCTGTTCACCCAAGACCCTGATGGCAACATTATCGAGCTGAGTCAGCAGTAAAGGGAGTAGGGGACAGGGGGCAGTGGACAGTTGACAACGGACAGGGGGGACAAGGGGGACAATTAAGAAAATAATTACTATCTCTTGACTTTTGACTCTCAAAGCCCAATGAAAATCATTGCCTACACTTACACCGATCCTCTATTAGAACCATCTCCTGATCAAGCTAATTGGGGATGGGAGGTGGATGCTGTTTATCAAGATTTGGGTAAGCGTACACAATTACAACAACTGTTGACTGACTGCGAAACTGAACCAGCAAATTATCTCCTAATCCGTCGCTTGGAAGAATTGGGGGATAGTGTAGAGGAAGTGAGCGATCGCCTCAATGCACTCGAAGCTATGGAAGTGATGGTGATTGCTACTCAACAACCCTACACTTCAGAAAATTCTCATCTCCGCGTTGAATTGCTGAATTTACTCCACGAAATTCAACGTCAGCAACGCAGTCATCGCATCCGTCAAGGACACGCCCGCAATCGTCTTGATGCCGCACCCCCTCCCGGCAAAGTACCCTACGGCTATCGCAGAGGTCAAGGAAAATATACTATTGATCGCAGTACTTCACCTGTGGTCAAAGATTTTTTTGAACATTTTATACTTTATGGTTCGCTGCGCGGTTCGGTGCGTTACCTAGCGAAAAAATACGGTAAGAAAATCTCTGTCACCACTGGACGGCGCTGGCTGACGAATCCAGTCTATCGTGGCAATACAGCTTATCACAATGGTGAAATTATCTCGAATACTCATATTCCGATAATTTCTCAGCAAGAAGCTGCTCAAGTTGACCGACTTTTACGCCGTAACAGCCGTTTACCTTCTCGGACTGCTAGTGCGCCGCGTTCTCTGGCTGGGTTGGTTCTCTGTAGCAAGTGTCAATCACATTTGACAGTTACTAGTGTCACCCAACGCAACCAAGACAAAGAGTATCTTTATTTACGTTCTATTAGCTGTCCGAAAAAGCCCAAGTGTCGAGCGATTCCTTACCAAGAAGTCTTAGAAAATACCATTGAAACTGTTTGCCGTGACTTACCCCTAGCGGTAGCAGGAACGAATTCTCCCCAATTGGATGCAGTCAAGAATAGTTTAGGGGAAGCGATCGCCCGTCAGCAAGAAATCCTGGCTCAGATACCAGCTTTAATTGAAACCGGAATTTTGGATGCCCAAACAGCAAAGTTAAGGGCTTATAAACTCCGTACGGAAATTTCTGCACTACAAGCCAAGTTGGCAACACTCCCACCAGTGAATTTGCGTTCTGTTGCTCAAGCTGTTTCTCTTCCCCAATTTTGGTTAGATTTATCGGAAACAGAGCGCCGATTCTACTTCCGAGAATTTATTAAGCAAATTGAAATTATTCGTCAGGATAAAAATTGGAAATTACAAGTAATTTTTATTTTTTGATAGGTAATTCTTTACTACCCCATTAATTGTTACTGCTAAAAATTTTCCTCAGTGTTATTTAATTAACTTTTGGACTACCGTCGGTATTTATCATCTTGTCCGACAAGAGTAGCAAAAGTTTCAACATAAATGTAACAAAAAAACTATTACTGCAACCCAAAAACCAAAATAATAAATAATTAATATAATCCTACCGTTTCAGGAAATGCCTGTGCTAAATATATCGCAGGAGCGCACAGCAGTCAGTGTCTACAGTTATTCACGTATTACAGATATTCCTAAAAGCGGTATAACTTAATAACAACTACTTGTTATAAATTATGTTTGAATGTGTCTTAAATACTAATTAAAAACTCAGATTGTATGATTTGTATCATTTTTTGTATAAAGATAAATACTAGTTAATCATCTAAAAAATAGCTAAGATAAATTTCTCAAAAAATTAGTATCAATCCGGGAAAACTGAGTTAATCTTGGAAACTAGTAATTGTTAAGAACACTTGTTGTTACTGGGTGGCAACATTGGAGATTCGCTAGATGTCTCTATGTAATCAAACCAGCAAGCAAAATGATTATCATAGAATATGCAAGAAGGAAGCTTTGTTTGGGGTCATCTAGAAAAACAGCATCGCACGGCCCAGAGATGGATTGATTGGGTATGGCTAATAGTATTACTGTTGGCAGCAGTGTTATTATTTAGCATCAATCTTGGAGGATTGCCGCTGCGAGATTGGGATGAAGGTACTGTGGCACAAGTCGCCCGTGAGATTTGGCGTGCGCCAGCAGGTTCAATGCGTTGGCTTTACCCAACCCTGGGAGGTGAACCATATCATAACAAGCCCCCCCTGATGCATTTACTAATTGCTTGGGCTTATTCTCTGGGAGGCGTGAATGAGTTAACCACACGCTTACCAGGAGCAATTTTAACAGCAACTTCCGTACCTTTGCTGTATTGCATTGGTCGAGAGATATTTCGCCAACGTTGGGCAGCTATTTATAGCGCCTTGATTTTCCTGACCATGCTACCTGTGGTACGTCATGGGCGTTTGGCGATGTTGGATGGGGCGGTGGAAACTTTTTTGATGCTGATGATGTTGTGTGTATTGCGATCGCGTCGGGATTTACGTTATTGCCTTGGTATTGGCATCAGTCTTGGGTTAATTTGTTTAACGCAAGGTTTGTTAGGCATCACCCTTGGCATAATTGCGATCGTCTTCTTATTTTGGGATACACCACGACTACTCACCTGTTACTACCTATGGACAGCAATTCTGATTGGAATGTTGCCTGTAGCCTGCTGGTATGGCATTCAACTGATACGTTATGGTTACGCTTTTGCCCAAATTGGTCTTGTGAGTCAATCTCTCAACGGAATTGGCACAGCCGCTGAGGGTAATTTTGAACCACCTTGGTACTACATCCTAGAAATTCTCAAGTGGACGTGGCCTTGGCTAGTGTTTTTACCGCAATCCATAACCTTAACGTGGGAAAATCGCAATCTAAGCTGGGCAAAACTCGTACTGGTATGGAGTGGTGTCTATCTGTTAATAATTTCTTTCATGAGTACCAAACTTCCTTGGTACATATTCCCGATTTACCCAAGCCTAGCCTTAGCTTTTGGTATCCAGTTAGCAGAAACAGAAAATTCGCCTTTACTGACATCTTATCCCCGTCTTTGGGTAACTGGTTTTGCCATCCTGGCTGTAGTCGCTTCTGCTGGCAGCATTTATTTTAGCTGGGGTACAGCACCAAAAACCGACTTACAGCTGATTTTTGCAGCAGTCGCTGTGACTATGACTTTAGCAGCTATTTTGGCAGAGCGAGGCGACGGGCAATTTCTGAAGATTTTGTTTTGGGGAAGTTATCTTTCGCTGTTGCTGTTGATGAAATCAAACTACTGGGTTTGGGAATTATCTGAAGCCTATCCAGTTAAACCAGTCGCCGCTATGATAACGCGGGCAAATCCAGTCGTGAGGAAGATTTACACATCTTTTCCTTCTCATCGTCCCTCATTGGATTTTTACAGCGATCGCACTATCATTCCTGCTTCTCCAGGTGAACTGAAATATTATTGGCATTATAGCGGCCAACCCTACTTCCTGATTAATGCATCTGCTATCAACAATCTCCAACTAGAGTCACTGAAGCTAGTTGACGAGGCTGAAGGCTGGAAATTAGTTACAAAAGATACTAGTCGTTTATAGGGAATGGGGCAGTTGTCCACTGTCAACTGCCCCCTTGTCCCCCTCCTCCAGCCTGATTTCGGAGTATTTTTTGTTATAATAATACTTACGTTAAAGTAAGATATGATTTCTGTAAGAGTATAAACTTAGGTAAATATTTTATCTACTTCTTGAATTTTCTCTGTTTTTGGAAACACTTGCTGATCGTAGTTAGTGCTTTCTTGCGTTATGGCAAGCGTACTAAAGAAAATGGCACTGCCAACAGCCAGAGCTACCATAGGACGCTTAAGCAGAACAAAATCTCTTATAATCCTTGCTAAAGGTCGGCTTTGACGACGTAGTGCCGAAGCGACAATTATCTGTCTCCAGGTAAATGGATCACGGACATAATGACCGCTCTGACAAACTACTAGCCGTTCCTGGCAGTACGGACAGGAAAACAAGCCAATGCACCTCTTGATTGGTTTAGGCGTGGCATTTCTTTGGCAAATTGGGCAAGTAACATAATGATTATCAAAGGTGTGTGTATTCATCTACCTCGTCCGCCTAGTAGTCCATTTACGCGCTTTATAACAATAGCTATATTGAATTTTGAGCAATACTTAGTAGGCTCCTAAGTATGACCTAACTGAAGTAGGGGTATGAGGGTTTAAGGAAATAGGGATGTAAGGGAAAGAGAGTGCTTTTTTTGAGAGGGAAAAGCCTGCTGTTATACTCACGATTCCTTCAGAAGTAAAAACACTTAATGCTTGCTGTACGCAAGCAAATTTGTCAATCATAAATCCCTATATTCCTATATTTCTATACCATTACACCTTGCCCATAAGGCATTGACATCAGCCAGGAATCATACATTAACTTATGTTCCTACTAAGGATGGTTTAATGGTCGCAACACGAGTATAGCTAGATTTAGGTGAGGATGGCTCCTCTTTAGTACTTGTCTATATTGCATCCACTCAGCCTACAGATACTATATTTTATTTACAGAGAATAAAGTCGATCCTCAGTCCCATGTTTTGAGCGATCGCTAACCCCTGACTATTAATTCTCTACTATTTAACCATTCTCAC
This region of Nostoc sp. UHCC 0302 genomic DNA includes:
- a CDS encoding VOC family protein; amino-acid sequence: MQITQSLHTAILVTDLERSEHFYSKVLGLSKVERSLNYSGAWYQVGNYQIHLIVAPTVPTENPNEKWGRNPHIALSVTDLNIAKQELLNQNYRIQASASGRPALFTQDPDGNIIELSQQ
- the thrC gene encoding threonine synthase: MTQATTTQTTAAAFHALKCKECGAEYELKASNVCELCFGPLEVKYDYDLLRRTVTREKIQAGPNSIWRYRPFLPVATDNVIDVGTGMTPLVRSHRLARRLGLNKLYIKNDAVNMPTLSFKDRVVSVALSRARELGFSTVSCASTGNLANSTAAIAAHAGLDCCVFIPADLEAGKILGSLIYSPTLMAVKGNYDQVNRLCCEVANTHGWGFVNINLRPYYSEGSKTLGFEVIEQLGWQLPDHIVAPLASGSLFTKIYKGFQEFVEVGLVEGKSVRFSGAQAEGCSPIAQAYKEGRDFIKPVKPNTIAKSLAIGNPADGIYAIEIAQKTNGNIESVNDAEIIEGIKLLAETEGIFTETAGGTTVAVLKKLVEAGKIDPDETTVVYITGNGLKTQEAVQGYVGEPLTIDAKLDSFERALERSRTLDRLEWQQVLV
- a CDS encoding recombinase family protein, yielding MKIIAYTYTDPLLEPSPDQANWGWEVDAVYQDLGKRTQLQQLLTDCETEPANYLLIRRLEELGDSVEEVSDRLNALEAMEVMVIATQQPYTSENSHLRVELLNLLHEIQRQQRSHRIRQGHARNRLDAAPPPGKVPYGYRRGQGKYTIDRSTSPVVKDFFEHFILYGSLRGSVRYLAKKYGKKISVTTGRRWLTNPVYRGNTAYHNGEIISNTHIPIISQQEAAQVDRLLRRNSRLPSRTASAPRSLAGLVLCSKCQSHLTVTSVTQRNQDKEYLYLRSISCPKKPKCRAIPYQEVLENTIETVCRDLPLAVAGTNSPQLDAVKNSLGEAIARQQEILAQIPALIETGILDAQTAKLRAYKLRTEISALQAKLATLPPVNLRSVAQAVSLPQFWLDLSETERRFYFREFIKQIEIIRQDKNWKLQVIFIF
- a CDS encoding adenylate/guanylate cyclase domain-containing protein, which gives rise to MKHHALNQIFNKASFPRKFECLELDNNFRIIDTSEQVQRFTAHPEEMMLGNDIRLSFPEFIGLEDVMKSILQGQQELFELQNIRRFYENQADVYMNLYIIGEQHEKEPENKLIILIEDITERMVLQQRLAQRANEANLLSSALIAYKNYMDKVLASIADALLVISSSGKIKKINYATQKLFGFSEKELINQSVSLIIDDNQLFSNAIQHNSLFEQHFQNLEVVCRTKTKEKLLVAFSCSVIHKKIEGLEDIVYIGRDITLQRRREERTIAQYAITRILSESQSVKQAIPQILQSICQSIGWDLGELWTPSQYISQSVQGYSTNVILRCVEIWSSRLISVREFKAITWQTTYTPGVGLPGRIWTRLSPLWIRDITEDSDLRRSQPASEAGLHGAFGFPILDEDNILGVMVFFSREVQPKDPDLLQMMASIGSQIAQFIKRRQAEDALVESEERYRDLFENANDLIQSVNAYGRFLYVNRAWQETLGYNEAEIADMNVFDIIHPNYKQYCWQKFYSVMSGEKLEQIKAAFITKDGQTIFLEGNINCKFLEGHPVATRGIFRNITQRLAAEEALHYQQQNERLLLNILPAATSDRYKEPASNTAENFTDITVLYADIIGHTEIAASVSAIQLVNLLNHIFSAFDRLTEQYDLEKIKTIEDAYVVIAGLARQRPDHAQAIAQIALDMQEAIALFNAEYHQNFSISIGIHSSSVNLWEKTVNVASDMESQGIPGKIQVTEETYNRLRDDFLFEKRGEIEVPGKGTIATYLYNWAEVE
- a CDS encoding glycosyltransferase family 39 protein, which encodes MQEGSFVWGHLEKQHRTAQRWIDWVWLIVLLLAAVLLFSINLGGLPLRDWDEGTVAQVAREIWRAPAGSMRWLYPTLGGEPYHNKPPLMHLLIAWAYSLGGVNELTTRLPGAILTATSVPLLYCIGREIFRQRWAAIYSALIFLTMLPVVRHGRLAMLDGAVETFLMLMMLCVLRSRRDLRYCLGIGISLGLICLTQGLLGITLGIIAIVFLFWDTPRLLTCYYLWTAILIGMLPVACWYGIQLIRYGYAFAQIGLVSQSLNGIGTAAEGNFEPPWYYILEILKWTWPWLVFLPQSITLTWENRNLSWAKLVLVWSGVYLLIISFMSTKLPWYIFPIYPSLALAFGIQLAETENSPLLTSYPRLWVTGFAILAVVASAGSIYFSWGTAPKTDLQLIFAAVAVTMTLAAILAERGDGQFLKILFWGSYLSLLLLMKSNYWVWELSEAYPVKPVAAMITRANPVVRKIYTSFPSHRPSLDFYSDRTIIPASPGELKYYWHYSGQPYFLINASAINNLQLESLKLVDEAEGWKLVTKDTSRL